The window GTGACACACCGCTTTGTCTCGCAATCACTTGACTTTAATTTAGAGCAAAACATGCTGCAAAAGGTTTTTGCCTCTGGACAGGCAATTAGTCACGTGAAGCAAACTTTTTGGAATGAAAACGGTGAAGAAGTATCCCTGATTAATGATTATTATCCTTTTACCCTTAATGACGGGACGAAAATCGCCATCCAATTTTCACGTGATGTGACGCAACAGGAATTTTTAATGGACAGACCGCTCAGCCGTTATGGTGCCCCATTAACGTTTGATATTATTACCGCTGTTTCAAAATCGATGAAGCAAGTCATTCAACAGGCGAAAATTGCGGCTTTCGGCAGAATTCCTGTTATGCTTGTTGGGGAATCAGGAACAGGAAAAGATATGATTGCAGAGGGCATTCATCATGAGCTTGTCGAAAAAAACGATCGCTTTATTACGCTCATTTGCCGTCGCAACGAGGAAACGCTACTTACACAAATAGAAAAATATATTGCAGAAGAAAAGAAATATACGTTCTTTGCTGAAAGAATCGAATATTTATCCATGCCTGCCCAGGAACGCATTATTGAATTATTAGAATCCTACCAAGATCGCCATCATGTATTCATTGCTAGCATTGGTGAGGATCCAATCGATTTAATTCAAAATGGACGCCTTTCTAAAAACCTTTATTATTTATTTTCTAACTTAACCATTCAAGTCCCATCATTGCGTGAACGTCGCGAAGATATTAAGCCGTTTATCGATGATTATTTTGCCCGTCGACGCAGTAACTACGGCATTCATATAAAAGGTTTAGCACCGGAAGTAGAGGAGCTCTTTCTT is drawn from Solibacillus sp. R5-41 and contains these coding sequences:
- a CDS encoding sigma 54-interacting transcriptional regulator, yielding MKQLDITNVFEFITEKIDMGLCAIDDSGRVIVFNKKMRELTGESLEQVTHRFVSQSLDFNLEQNMLQKVFASGQAISHVKQTFWNENGEEVSLINDYYPFTLNDGTKIAIQFSRDVTQQEFLMDRPLSRYGAPLTFDIITAVSKSMKQVIQQAKIAAFGRIPVMLVGESGTGKDMIAEGIHHELVEKNDRFITLICRRNEETLLTQIEKYIAEEKKYTFFAERIEYLSMPAQERIIELLESYQDRHHVFIASIGEDPIDLIQNGRLSKNLYYLFSNLTIQVPSLRERREDIKPFIDDYFARRRSNYGIHIKGLAPEVEELFLTYDWPGNLKELEVLLDDISALLTNEDFVDMTLVPAYFKWKLNKAQPISHDTANLFDFSHQELQPLDEYMRKVEDHYIQYALQLNDGNISQTAKSLGIHRQGLQYRLKRK